The following proteins come from a genomic window of Nostoc sp. ATCC 53789:
- a CDS encoding chromosome segregation ATPase: MTERDIPDSWSSASDREPDQNKRLSRTEQFGETQPFGVPPTGSTSKSVKRRKKNDTQGLPINSHSGETAKLSSASGKWPRWMKSWTLWLVLLMLIPGSVGFLAMAMLLKLPSAPNCPSIFWPLASASVRLHCAQLAASKQTVNDLLQAIALVKQLPQNHPLHGEIDRFIEEWSRDILKLADQSFQTGNLEEAIATARKIPEDVAAYKLVDEQVDKWQSIWTKAEETYNGAIAEVKERRWQSAFMLSAKMLRVDNQYWAGTKYDQLNRLIAGAREDGDKLGKAESLASSKVVDNLLEAIKLAESIGQESYLYQKAQEAIPVFGRKMLELAQAKLDKRDADEALNIARQIPESTKLQGETDDFIAIADAKRSAWIGNVSGLEAAIAQAQQIDPSRPVYNEAQQLIARWQLEIEDVANLEKARLLASQGTVPNLTAAIAQVQLIPANNPRSTEARQEMDRWRAQVETIEDQPYLERAEQIAVFDDINSLQAAIAQASEIRRGRALYPEARKRIRTWIGKIQRIQDQPYLDQAQELAQSGNLTAAISAAQQIASSGRALSQEAQAAINDWEGQIRTRENWKKAQEVGAAGTPEALVEAIRLADRVSNNSILRMDANLAIDQWSQQLLEIARSQGQSDIARGIDIAKSIPRGSAAYSAAQEQIKTWQDFLNPKPEPQPQPQTESLPFPQSTTNGQ, translated from the coding sequence ATGACAGAGCGGGATATTCCAGACAGTTGGTCTTCAGCCAGTGATAGAGAGCCAGATCAAAACAAAAGATTATCCCGAACAGAACAATTCGGTGAAACTCAACCATTTGGTGTCCCACCTACTGGTTCTACTTCCAAATCAGTGAAGCGGCGAAAAAAAAACGATACACAAGGATTACCTATAAATAGTCATTCAGGAGAGACTGCCAAACTCAGTAGTGCTTCTGGGAAATGGCCACGCTGGATGAAAAGCTGGACATTGTGGCTAGTACTACTAATGTTGATTCCCGGCAGTGTAGGATTCTTGGCAATGGCAATGCTGCTAAAGTTGCCATCTGCCCCTAATTGCCCCTCGATTTTCTGGCCCCTAGCTAGTGCTTCTGTGCGGCTACATTGCGCTCAGTTGGCGGCTTCTAAGCAAACAGTGAACGACCTATTGCAAGCGATCGCTCTGGTGAAGCAACTACCACAAAATCACCCGTTGCATGGAGAAATTGATCGTTTCATCGAAGAATGGTCGCGGGATATTTTGAAGCTAGCCGATCAAAGTTTCCAAACAGGGAATTTAGAGGAAGCGATCGCTACTGCTCGTAAGATACCCGAAGATGTGGCAGCTTATAAATTAGTCGATGAACAAGTTGACAAATGGCAGTCAATTTGGACAAAGGCAGAAGAAACATACAACGGTGCGATCGCCGAAGTAAAAGAGCGGCGCTGGCAATCGGCGTTCATGTTATCCGCCAAAATGTTGCGCGTAGACAATCAATACTGGGCGGGTACTAAATACGACCAATTGAATCGTCTAATCGCCGGAGCGCGGGAAGATGGCGATAAGTTAGGAAAAGCGGAAAGTTTAGCAAGCAGCAAAGTAGTCGATAATTTACTGGAAGCCATCAAGCTAGCCGAGTCTATTGGGCAAGAAAGTTACCTTTACCAAAAAGCTCAGGAAGCGATTCCCGTATTTGGACGCAAAATGCTGGAATTGGCACAGGCAAAACTAGACAAGCGGGATGCCGATGAAGCATTGAATATTGCTAGACAAATTCCAGAGAGTACGAAACTACAGGGTGAAACAGACGACTTTATCGCCATAGCTGACGCGAAAAGAAGTGCTTGGATAGGTAACGTTTCTGGTTTAGAGGCTGCGATCGCTCAAGCACAACAAATCGATCCTTCCAGACCAGTGTATAACGAAGCCCAGCAACTGATTGCTCGTTGGCAGTTGGAAATTGAAGATGTTGCCAATCTAGAAAAAGCGAGATTGTTGGCTAGCCAGGGAACAGTCCCTAATTTAACAGCAGCGATCGCCCAAGTACAGTTAATACCTGCAAATAATCCCAGATCCACCGAAGCTAGGCAAGAAATGGATCGCTGGCGTGCCCAAGTGGAGACAATTGAAGATCAACCTTACTTAGAACGTGCCGAACAGATAGCTGTATTCGATGATATCAACTCTTTACAAGCTGCGATCGCTCAGGCTAGCGAAATTCGTAGAGGACGGGCATTATATCCAGAAGCACGGAAAAGAATTCGGACTTGGATAGGAAAGATTCAGCGAATTCAAGACCAACCCTACTTGGATCAAGCACAAGAACTGGCTCAAAGTGGAAATCTCACCGCCGCCATTAGCGCCGCTCAACAAATTGCCTCATCGGGAAGGGCGCTTTCACAAGAAGCGCAAGCTGCGATAAATGATTGGGAAGGGCAAATCCGCACTAGAGAAAACTGGAAAAAAGCCCAAGAAGTTGGCGCGGCTGGTACGCCAGAAGCTTTGGTTGAAGCAATACGGCTGGCAGATCGGGTTTCAAACAATAGCATCTTACGTATGGATGCAAATCTGGCTATTGACCAATGGAGTCAGCAATTGTTAGAAATAGCTCGCTCTCAAGGTCAGTCTGATATTGCTAGAGGGATTGATATTGCAAAATCGATTCCACGCGGTAGTGCTGCTTACAGTGCGGCGCAAGAGCAAATTAAGACTTGGCAGGATTTTCTGAATCCTAAACCTGAACCTCAGCCTCAACCCCAGACTGAATCTCTACCATTTCCTCAATCAACTACTAATGGGCAGTAA
- a CDS encoding NAD(P)-dependent oxidoreductase — protein sequence MKVAFLGTGLMGLPMAQRLLAADIQLVVYNRTPEKLAPLQAAGAEIATHPRHAIRAAECVILMLTNAPAIYNVLLSDTSWQTLEGRTIIQMGTITPTESQEIRDAIVGGGGEYLEAPVLGSIPEAQAGKLSVMVGAEPEQYQRHLKLLQNFGTEPLLIGPVGSAAALKLALNQLIASLTTSFALSLAFVQRQGVDVDIFMQILRDSPLYALTFDKKLQRMLDGNYADPNFPTKHLLKDTELFISEAKSRSLDLSSIKGVRQILQTAVKMSFADDDYSSLFSVIKEWGE from the coding sequence ATGAAGGTGGCATTTCTGGGAACTGGACTGATGGGACTACCAATGGCTCAAAGGTTATTAGCCGCAGATATACAGCTAGTTGTCTACAATCGCACCCCAGAAAAATTAGCACCACTACAAGCAGCTGGGGCTGAAATTGCTACACATCCCCGCCACGCCATTCGTGCTGCTGAGTGCGTAATTCTCATGTTGACTAATGCCCCGGCCATTTATAATGTGTTGCTTTCAGATACTTCTTGGCAAACTCTGGAAGGGCGCACAATCATCCAAATGGGAACAATTACTCCCACAGAAAGCCAGGAAATTAGAGATGCAATAGTTGGTGGTGGTGGTGAGTATTTAGAAGCACCAGTATTAGGGAGTATCCCGGAAGCACAAGCTGGCAAGTTGAGTGTGATGGTAGGGGCAGAGCCAGAACAATATCAACGGCACTTGAAGTTACTCCAAAATTTTGGCACAGAACCTTTACTTATAGGGCCAGTAGGATCTGCGGCGGCGCTTAAATTGGCACTAAATCAATTAATAGCTTCCCTAACAACTAGCTTTGCTCTGAGCCTGGCTTTTGTCCAGCGTCAGGGTGTTGATGTGGATATCTTTATGCAAATCTTGCGCGACAGTCCACTCTACGCACTTACCTTTGACAAAAAGCTACAACGTATGTTGGATGGCAATTATGCCGATCCGAATTTCCCCACAAAACATTTGCTCAAAGATACAGAATTGTTTATCTCTGAGGCGAAATCTCGAAGTTTGGATCTCAGCAGTATTAAAGGTGTGCGGCAAATCTTGCAAACAGCCGTGAAAATGTCATTTGCTGATGATGATTACTCATCACTATTTTCTGTAATTAAAGAATGGGGAGAGTGA
- a CDS encoding class I SAM-dependent methyltransferase: protein MDSNALLCAAIANHITTSPQKRITFAQFMDLALYHPEYGYYSSDAVKIGFKDSDFFTSPNLCSDFGELLAEQFFQMWEILGKPVPFSLVEMGAGQGLLALHILKYHQQYYPDFFTALEYIIVEKSPSLRQEQQQRLEDFPVRWCNLEEILPNAIAGCFFSNELVDAFPVHQFILEMGELREIYVTTSQNLTLQSSSDESSSPPLIGEGLGERSNFAFVEVTGEPSTPQLAEYLDLVEMNFTQSAYPDGYRSEINLAALDWLSIVADRLQRGYVLTIDYGYPASRYYNPRRSQGTLQCYYHHRFHDNPYINIGRQDITAHVDFTALERWGERCSLEKVGFIQQGLFLMALGLGDRIAALSEQKQPLSQLLQHRDALHQLIDPTGLGGFGVLIQSKGLDNTETSQKLKGLTLPE from the coding sequence ATGGATTCCAATGCTTTGCTGTGTGCAGCGATCGCAAATCACATTACCACCAGTCCTCAAAAACGAATTACTTTTGCCCAATTCATGGATTTGGCACTATACCACCCTGAATACGGCTACTATTCCAGCGATGCAGTCAAAATAGGCTTTAAAGATAGTGATTTTTTTACCTCTCCCAACCTCTGTTCTGACTTTGGTGAGTTACTAGCAGAACAATTTTTCCAGATGTGGGAGATTTTAGGAAAACCTGTACCCTTTTCTCTGGTAGAAATGGGAGCAGGTCAAGGACTGCTAGCTTTGCATATCCTTAAATATCATCAACAGTACTACCCAGATTTTTTTACCGCCCTAGAGTACATCATTGTTGAAAAGTCTCCAAGTTTAAGACAAGAACAGCAGCAACGCTTGGAAGATTTCCCGGTGCGTTGGTGCAATCTAGAGGAGATACTACCAAATGCGATCGCAGGTTGCTTTTTCTCTAACGAGTTAGTAGATGCGTTCCCCGTACATCAATTCATCCTAGAAATGGGAGAACTCCGAGAAATTTATGTAACCACATCACAAAACCTAACCCTCCAATCCTCTTCAGATGAGTCTTCCTCCCCTCCCCTCATAGGGGAGGGGTTGGGGGAGAGGTCAAATTTTGCATTTGTAGAAGTCACAGGAGAACCTTCAACGCCCCAACTGGCTGAATATTTAGACTTAGTGGAAATGAACTTTACCCAAAGTGCATATCCAGATGGCTACCGTAGTGAAATTAATTTAGCTGCTCTAGACTGGTTGAGTATAGTAGCAGACCGCTTGCAGCGCGGCTATGTGTTAACAATTGATTATGGCTACCCCGCCAGCCGTTACTATAATCCCAGGCGATCGCAGGGAACACTACAGTGTTATTATCATCATCGTTTCCATGACAATCCTTATATCAATATTGGGCGACAAGATATCACTGCCCACGTTGACTTTACGGCTTTGGAACGCTGGGGTGAGCGGTGTAGTTTAGAAAAAGTTGGTTTTATCCAGCAGGGATTATTTTTGATGGCGTTGGGGTTAGGCGATCGCATTGCAGCCCTTTCCGAGCAAAAGCAACCTCTCTCGCAGTTACTACAGCATCGGGATGCACTACACCAACTTATAGATCCCACAGGACTCGGCGGCTTTGGAGTCTTAATTCAGAGCAAAGGTCTGGACAATACAGAAACTTCTCAAAAACTCAAAGGATTGACCCTGCCAGAATAA
- a CDS encoding DUF5615 family PIN-like protein: MLRFLADENFNNQIIRGVLRRNINVDIVRVQDVGLTEADDPTVLKWAAQNRRVVLTHDVATMTTFAYERLQVGLAMPGLFEISRRVSVGLAIEEILLLDECSLEGEWEGQVRFLPLR; encoded by the coding sequence ATGCTGCGTTTTTTGGCTGATGAGAACTTTAATAATCAGATTATCCGTGGTGTTCTGCGTCGTAACATTAATGTTGATATTGTCCGTGTTCAGGATGTTGGATTGACTGAAGCAGACGATCCAACTGTATTAAAATGGGCAGCGCAAAACAGGCGTGTGGTGCTAACTCATGATGTCGCAACGATGACAACTTTTGCTTATGAACGATTACAAGTAGGCTTGGCAATGCCTGGTTTATTTGAGATCAGTCGTCGTGTTTCAGTTGGTTTAGCGATCGAGGAAATTTTGTTGCTAGATGAATGTAGCTTAGAAGGAGAATGGGAAGGACAAGTCCGGTTCTTGCCTTTGCGTTAA
- a CDS encoding DUF433 domain-containing protein, which produces MLLIPTVTPIPLVTDANGVVRISKTRITLDTVVTAFLEGATAEEIREQYPSLHLWDIYLVIGYYLQHQGEVDTYLLERQRLATKVQQEAEKRFNPIGVRDRLLARRNPQG; this is translated from the coding sequence ATGCTACTTATTCCTACTGTTACCCCGATTCCCCTTGTAACTGATGCAAATGGTGTTGTTAGAATTAGCAAAACTCGCATCACTTTAGATACAGTCGTTACAGCTTTCCTTGAAGGGGCTACAGCAGAAGAGATCAGAGAACAGTACCCATCGCTTCATCTTTGGGATATCTATTTGGTGATTGGTTATTACTTACAACACCAAGGTGAGGTTGATACCTACCTTCTAGAGCGTCAAAGACTTGCCACGAAAGTTCAGCAGGAAGCTGAAAAGCGTTTTAACCCTATTGGAGTGCGCGATCGCCTTTTAGCAAGACGCAACCCACAAGGGTAA
- a CDS encoding VOC family protein — translation MKFGYTVIWVDDVVKTVEFYEKAFGLVRRTLQDKGQSIWAEIETGSTTLAFSSSSEAQKLFPGGFHANDPTQPPTLIQISFITPDVGSAYMRAIGAGAKTLDAPKSQPGGQMIARVRDPNGVLVSLVSG, via the coding sequence ATGAAATTTGGTTATACGGTCATCTGGGTAGACGATGTAGTTAAAACGGTTGAGTTTTACGAAAAAGCTTTTGGTCTGGTTCGTCGCACTCTCCAGGATAAAGGACAATCTATCTGGGCGGAAATCGAAACCGGCAGCACTACACTAGCTTTCTCTTCAAGTAGCGAAGCACAAAAATTATTTCCTGGTGGCTTTCATGCCAACGATCCCACACAACCACCGACATTAATTCAGATATCATTTATTACCCCCGATGTTGGCAGCGCTTACATGAGAGCGATCGGGGCTGGTGCAAAAACATTAGATGCCCCTAAAAGCCAGCCTGGGGGACAAATGATTGCTCGTGTCCGCGATCCCAATGGTGTGCTAGTGTCGTTGGTGAGTGGCTAA
- a CDS encoding GAF domain-containing protein, protein MQIHPHSEFNHNRDRREQGLQILLDRLVKTMQRDELVRQTTNQLRESLQVDRVVLYYFYSQWEGQVTFESLSSQEFSILGSTGPDDCFNNEYAALYLAGRVKAIADVELEPIQPCHRDFLRNLQVRANLVVPIVIPRGLWGLLVAHHCQGPHDWSPSDIEMMQTGAQTLATDRNILES, encoded by the coding sequence GTGCAAATTCATCCTCACTCGGAATTTAACCATAACCGCGATCGCCGTGAACAGGGTTTGCAAATTTTGCTTGATCGCCTTGTTAAAACTATGCAGCGCGATGAGTTAGTGCGGCAAACGACCAATCAACTCAGAGAATCGCTTCAGGTTGATCGGGTGGTGTTGTATTATTTTTACAGTCAGTGGGAAGGACAAGTGACTTTTGAATCTTTGAGTTCTCAAGAGTTTTCAATACTTGGTTCCACTGGCCCAGATGATTGTTTTAACAACGAGTATGCTGCTTTATACTTAGCAGGACGGGTAAAGGCGATCGCTGATGTTGAATTAGAGCCAATCCAGCCTTGTCACCGAGATTTTCTCCGCAATTTGCAAGTTCGCGCTAATTTGGTTGTACCAATTGTCATCCCTAGAGGATTATGGGGATTGCTAGTAGCACATCACTGTCAAGGGCCTCATGATTGGTCGCCATCAGATATAGAAATGATGCAAACAGGGGCGCAAACTCTAGCAACAGATCGTAATATTTTGGAAAGCTAA
- a CDS encoding DNA methyltransferase yields the protein MALNFQRTRDLLSKFKFSDLFIEELGWSKPSRQKPETLKIDNKTYQYQKIAELSGVAIFEVTAADGNIPEAKVRVAIHQEVTKLIAENLLIFITEERTRSLWYWVKREGSKSYVRDHLYVKGQPGDLFLSKLGSLVIDITELEHGEPTVVEIAYKLQRGFDVEPVTKKFYKEFQEQHQKFLLFVKGIDNEIDRRWYTSVILNRLMFVYFLQRKGFIDNKDLNYLQNKLEQSKQKAENHFYGEFLKALFFESFAKPEIERDLSVQELVGKVKYLNGGLFLKHHIEEKYQISIVDEAFEQVLDLFGRYSWNLDDTPEGKDDEINPDVLGYIFEKYINQKAFGAYYTRPQITEYLCDRTIHKLIVDRVNDSLCFDFAQHKSDKYKPFEDINELLIKLDTNVCRLLMDDILPNLSILDPACGSGAFLVAAMKTLIQVYSAVFGTIKLMDDGILKTKLEDIENSHPSLPYFIKKRIVSDNLYGIDIMEEATEIAKLRLFLALVSSANDVEELEPLPNIDFNIMAGNSLIGLIKVDDTAFDAVGNSLQGNLLQSLAADNYKKILEEKNKSVELYKKHAFLPKVLPDTDTPQDTRLIHLRKNIEQLNKKSQEKLNLLLLDEFSKRLGIKYEEVQLTGKSQKRVLKVEDIAALKPFHWGYHFNEVLERGGFDAIITNPPWEIFKPQAKEFFAQHSDLVTKKKMDIKDFEKEQKKLLQDTEVANTWLKYQSQYPYVSAYYRSAEQYKNQISVVNGKKAGTDINLYKLFLEQCFNLLCNFGLCGIIVPSGIYTDLGTKQLREMLFSQTNIDTLFGLSNEKFVFDTVHHAFKFSMLTFEKGGITDSFTAAFRINPHEAIRVNQLETFLKNKDERVKISVPLIRSLSPDSLSVMEFKNEIDIHMAEKIAKFPLLGEKIEDKWNLRLTREFDMTNDSHLFKQQLSKGRLALYEGKMIHQFTHLFAEPKYWVNEQEARKALLGRNETDKDQTLDYQGYRLGFRSVASSTNERSLISSIIPKSVFCGNSLLISLRYSENNQINMNNSEMLFSTAVFNSLVIDYCLRQKVTTNLNMFYVYQLPVPRLTKNDRNFNDIVQRAAKLICTTPEFDELAQEVGLGSHQQGVTDEAERAKLRAELDGMVAHLYGLTEDEFSYILTTFPIVNANVKEAALSAYRNFVPMFGNSELVSC from the coding sequence ATGGCGCTTAATTTTCAACGAACACGCGATTTACTCTCTAAGTTCAAATTTAGTGATTTATTTATAGAAGAATTAGGTTGGTCTAAACCCTCAAGACAAAAACCTGAAACCTTAAAGATTGATAACAAGACGTATCAATACCAGAAAATTGCTGAACTCTCAGGCGTTGCAATTTTTGAAGTCACCGCAGCAGATGGAAACATACCAGAAGCTAAGGTGAGAGTTGCTATTCATCAAGAAGTTACTAAACTTATAGCTGAAAATCTCCTAATTTTTATTACTGAAGAACGCACACGTAGTCTTTGGTATTGGGTGAAACGAGAAGGAAGTAAAAGCTACGTTCGTGACCATTTATATGTGAAAGGTCAACCAGGAGACTTATTTTTAAGCAAGCTTGGTTCTTTAGTTATTGATATTACTGAATTAGAACATGGAGAACCGACGGTTGTTGAAATTGCTTATAAATTACAACGTGGGTTTGATGTTGAACCTGTAACTAAGAAGTTTTACAAGGAATTTCAAGAACAACACCAGAAGTTTTTGCTGTTTGTGAAAGGAATTGATAATGAGATAGATAGACGTTGGTATACATCGGTAATTCTCAATCGCCTGATGTTTGTTTATTTTCTCCAGCGTAAGGGTTTTATTGATAATAAAGATTTAAATTATCTGCAAAATAAGCTTGAACAAAGTAAACAAAAAGCTGAAAATCATTTTTATGGTGAATTTCTCAAGGCTTTGTTTTTTGAAAGTTTTGCTAAACCTGAGATTGAACGCGATTTATCTGTACAAGAATTGGTAGGTAAGGTTAAATACCTGAATGGTGGACTATTTCTCAAGCATCATATTGAAGAGAAATATCAGATTTCTATAGTTGATGAGGCGTTTGAACAAGTTCTAGATTTATTTGGGCGTTATTCTTGGAATCTGGATGATACGCCGGAAGGGAAAGATGATGAGATAAATCCTGATGTTTTAGGATATATTTTTGAGAAATACATTAATCAAAAAGCTTTTGGAGCTTATTATACTAGACCGCAAATTACAGAATATCTCTGTGATAGAACTATTCACAAGTTAATTGTAGACCGCGTAAATGATTCTTTGTGTTTCGACTTCGCTCAACACAAGTCTGATAAGTATAAGCCATTTGAGGATATTAATGAACTCCTCATCAAGCTGGATACAAATGTTTGTCGTCTACTAATGGATGATATTCTTCCTAATTTATCAATTCTTGACCCAGCTTGCGGTTCTGGTGCTTTTCTTGTGGCGGCGATGAAGACGCTTATCCAAGTTTACAGCGCGGTGTTTGGGACAATTAAATTGATGGATGATGGTATTCTCAAAACTAAGCTTGAAGATATAGAAAATTCCCATCCCTCACTACCTTATTTTATCAAAAAGCGGATTGTTTCTGATAACCTCTATGGTATAGACATCATGGAGGAAGCAACAGAAATTGCTAAACTACGTCTTTTCTTAGCATTGGTTTCTTCTGCTAACGATGTGGAAGAGTTAGAGCCTTTGCCTAATATTGATTTTAATATTATGGCGGGTAATTCGCTGATTGGATTGATTAAGGTAGATGACACGGCTTTTGATGCGGTGGGTAATTCACTACAAGGAAATCTATTACAGTCTTTAGCCGCAGATAATTATAAGAAAATTTTAGAAGAAAAAAATAAATCTGTTGAGTTGTACAAGAAGCACGCTTTTTTACCGAAAGTTTTACCCGATACAGATACACCTCAAGATACTCGATTGATACACCTCCGCAAAAATATTGAACAACTCAACAAAAAATCGCAAGAAAAGTTAAATCTTTTGCTGTTGGATGAGTTTAGTAAGCGTTTGGGTATCAAGTATGAGGAAGTTCAGTTAACTGGAAAATCACAGAAGCGGGTTTTGAAGGTTGAGGATATTGCAGCTTTAAAGCCGTTTCACTGGGGTTATCATTTTAACGAGGTTTTAGAACGCGGTGGTTTTGATGCGATTATCACTAATCCACCTTGGGAAATATTTAAGCCACAGGCGAAAGAGTTCTTTGCACAGCATAGCGACTTGGTGACGAAGAAAAAAATGGATATTAAGGATTTTGAGAAAGAACAGAAGAAACTTTTACAAGATACTGAAGTTGCTAACACTTGGTTAAAATATCAAAGTCAATATCCTTATGTCAGTGCTTATTATCGTTCAGCAGAACAGTATAAAAATCAAATTTCCGTTGTCAATGGTAAAAAAGCTGGTACGGATATTAATCTTTATAAACTATTTCTGGAACAGTGCTTTAATCTTCTATGTAATTTCGGACTTTGCGGCATTATTGTACCTTCAGGTATTTATACTGATTTAGGTACAAAGCAGCTACGGGAGATGCTATTCTCTCAAACTAATATTGATACGTTATTTGGATTATCTAATGAAAAGTTTGTTTTTGATACAGTACATCATGCGTTTAAGTTTTCAATGCTGACTTTTGAAAAGGGTGGTATTACTGATTCATTTACAGCAGCTTTCCGTATCAATCCGCATGAAGCTATTAGAGTCAATCAGCTAGAGACTTTTCTCAAAAATAAAGATGAACGAGTTAAAATTTCAGTACCACTTATTCGCAGTTTGTCTCCTGACTCTCTATCGGTTATGGAGTTTAAGAACGAGATAGATATCCACATGGCTGAAAAAATAGCTAAGTTCCCTTTGCTGGGTGAAAAGATTGAAGATAAATGGAATTTGCGCTTAACTCGTGAGTTTGATATGACGAATGATAGTCATTTATTCAAGCAACAGCTTAGTAAAGGAAGATTAGCACTTTACGAAGGCAAGATGATTCATCAGTTCACTCACTTATTTGCTGAACCAAAATATTGGGTGAATGAACAAGAAGCGAGGAAAGCTTTATTAGGACGCAATGAAACTGATAAAGACCAGACTTTAGATTATCAAGGTTATCGACTTGGTTTCCGCTCAGTAGCATCAAGCACTAATGAAAGATCGCTGATTTCAAGCATTATACCAAAATCAGTATTTTGTGGAAATTCACTTTTAATATCGCTGAGGTATTCAGAAAATAATCAAATCAATATGAATAACTCAGAGATGTTATTTAGTACAGCCGTATTCAATAGTTTGGTGATTGATTACTGTTTACGGCAGAAGGTTACTACAAACCTCAATATGTTCTATGTCTACCAGCTACCCGTCCCACGTTTAACAAAAAACGATCGCAACTTCAACGATATTGTACAACGTGCCGCTAAACTCATCTGCACCACACCAGAATTTGACGAACTCGCGCAAGAAGTCGGTTTAGGTTCCCATCAACAAGGCGTTACCGACGAAGCAGAACGCGCCAAACTCCGCGCCGAACTCGATGGAATGGTAGCACATCTTTACGGCTTAACCGAAGATGAATTTAGCTACATCCTCACTACCTTTCCAATTGTGAATGCAAATGTTAAAGAAGCGGCATTGTCAGCATATCGTAACTTTGTGCCAATGTTTGGAAACTCAGAATTAGTCTCTTGTTAG